The proteins below come from a single Acidobacteriota bacterium genomic window:
- a CDS encoding STAS domain-containing protein produces the protein MNFFVKSYESDGAQILILGGKLTIGAPVRELRQAIDARLASQSKCIILNFSQLMFMDSSGIGELVGCNNKVKAAGGTLLLCELPNKVRDLFRITHVAKLFSIHESESAAIESFLVGETKSATSDIR, from the coding sequence TTGAATTTCTTTGTCAAGTCGTACGAGTCAGATGGCGCTCAGATTCTCATTTTAGGTGGCAAATTAACCATTGGGGCGCCGGTGCGTGAATTACGCCAGGCCATTGATGCCCGGCTGGCAAGCCAATCCAAATGTATTATTCTGAATTTTTCCCAACTGATGTTTATGGATAGTTCCGGAATTGGTGAACTGGTTGGGTGTAATAACAAAGTGAAAGCGGCTGGGGGCACCCTGTTGCTCTGTGAATTGCCAAACAAAGTCCGCGACCTGTTTCGTATCACGCACGTCGCCAAGCTCTTCAGTATCCACGAATCCGAGTCAGCCGCCATCGAATCCTTCCTGGTCGGGGAAACGAAGAGCGCTACATCCGACATCCGATAG